Genomic segment of Apium graveolens cultivar Ventura chromosome 7, ASM990537v1, whole genome shotgun sequence:
ATCGATTCTAATGAGCAAAAAACCGTTCATATGCTTTGAGTTTCCATGTACTGTTCTTCATTTTCGtcgtgtatatatatgtgtatatatatcaaacCTCCATATTCTGCTATATTGATCCTTGAATTACATGTTTTTAGGGTTTTATCACATTTTTCCCAAAATTGCTAATATTCGATTAATATTCCACCGCATTGTAACCACGTAGGACGCGTCTTCCTGTCAAGGCGCGTCTTATTTTCCTTTGTTAAAGGCATATGTTTAAGCCGTTTTAACTAAAAGTCGTATAGGGGCAACACCTTACTAGGACGCGTGTTGGTAGTGCATTTCACACAATAGATTCTTAGGACGCGTCCTCGAATATCTCTAGCATCTTTCTTCTTCATGATTCATTCATTATTCATTTTTTTTGGACGCATCCTCAAATGTTTATTCCTTCTTTTAcagctggaggacgcgtcttcTTCCTCACCATTTCACCCCTTCAAAGTCCTCAACAAACGCATTGGAATCTATTCCCCGCACCTCATCTCTTTCAAAACCGATTTCCCTGAAATTCACAGGACGAGTCCCTTTCTCGAAGCAGAAAGACGCGTCTTCGACTCCCTCAAATCAAAGAACTCTATAATGTCAGATTCCAGTTCTGATTCCATGGATCATGTCCCCATAAGCTCAAGAATGAAAAAGAAAGGAACTAAAAGACAAAGAACCCCAATTCTCCATGCTAGAGCCGCCATCGAAGATTGGACGGACGATGAGATTATACCTACCACAAGCCAAAAGCCCCGAGGAATAGCTGTTTCAGACGAGGACGCGTCCCATTCTCAGGACGCGTCAGATTCCCAAGGCGCGACTCCCTCTCAGGACGCGTCCCCTCTCAGTGTAAGTGAATTTGAAAGGAGGGTTCCCGACCCCGAGACATATCCCGTGTCCCCCCAAAAATCTGATTCTCCCCCGGAACATTGGGAACCTTTAGACGTTGAAATGGATTGTGACTGGGCCAGGCTTGGTGCCCTAACTGAAGCAGAGAAAAATGCCAGAAGGAAAAAAGAAGGTAAGCTAGCCTGTGTAGCCCTTAACTCAACTGCAACTGACTGGGAAATCCAATGGCACATGAAATACTATGACATAGAGGGCATCTGGGCGCGCCCTCTTCGAACCATGAGGCCGCACATCTTCAACATTGGGAACCAAAGGATCCCAAGAATGGTGCTTACACCAAATTTAATTTCCTTGAGTGTGGGCGCGCCCTTGCATCCATACATTAAGAGAATTTTGAAATGGTACGATGTGGCCCCAGTCCAACTATCACCAAATTCATACAAGTTAGCCTGGGCTTTGTACATTATGTACCATAACCTGAGATTGGGTGCGCCCTCAATGAAAGAATTTAGCTTCTTCTACAGCATTATGAAATGAATTCTCGGGTACCATTTCCTGGTTGTCAACAAATGGTTGAACAATAAAGGATTTAATGAAGGTAAAATCAGCCATGAGCGAGACTTGAAGGAGCCATTTTTCTACATTTATGATGTCAAGAGGACGCGCATTCGCTTGAACTTGGAACCAAGTAAGTTCAATATTTCGGACGCGTCCTCTGCATCAGGGCACGTCTTACCTTTTATaactttctttctcttctttttgtAACCTACTCTCCCTTCTCTAGACAAAAGGACTCAGAAAGAGCTAACAGGAAGGAGGAAAAAGAGAGCAGAGAAGGTATTGCAGTATGCTGAGAAACATTTCAACCTCAAGGACATGATTACTGAAGAAAATTTGAAGAAAATAGGAGCTTTGTCTCCACGAGTGggttctctctgcaaatttcgaGACTTCCATAATGGGAAACCCATTCTCACTGCTTCCGAAAAATCCAAAGGGCTCCAAGCCACAGAAATTATTCAGCCAGACATCAACAAAAAGGTGGACTTAGAGCAAGGTAAGGAATTATTATACGTAGGACGCGTCATGGCTCTAGGACGCGTCTCTTTATGCTTACCTTTCCTTAATTCTAACCCGACTTATAAACGCTACTTTACATCTGCGCTGTCACCTTGGGCGCGCCCTACCCCCCTGGCGCGTCTTTTTTTTGTAAAATTCTGTGTTTGCTATTAATGTTACTTATGCTTTTCCATATATCCGAAGCGCGTCCTAGGTAAGACGCGTCACTTCTCTAGGAGGCACATATATCTATACATTTTTGCATTCGTCTATATATGTCATGCATGtagaattttatatcataatatgGGCACGTCTTGTTCTCAGGACGTGTCTTCTTGTACTTAAACTAATACCTTTTCATATTTATATCACAGATATGGCCTCTCTTCCCAAAGGATTCGCAATTGGGGCCTTCAAAAAGCTAAGGGCCAGGAAACAGGCCCCTGCAAAGACTGATTTGAAGACCCCACTCCTGTTACAACTCCTTCTCCTCCACCAAAGATAGTCGACACCGCTGTGCTAGACATCCCTGAGAAGgtggaggacgcgccctccaaacGTCAAAAGGTAGTGCCAGACGATCAATCCTTCGTGCTTCGATATCTGGGCGCGTCCTTAGCTGGAGATTTCACAGAGGACGAAGTAAGAGGCTGGACCTTCAGGACAGAACAGCAGACAGAAGAGGCCATGGTGAGGGCTGCAGCTGAGCTTCACTTGCACACTAGGCAAAGTGCTAATATGGCTGCAAGGCTTAGGGCGCGTCTTGCTGCCGCCGACACTGCAAAGAGCCAGGCTGAAGACAAGGTTAAATCTCTGGAAAAATACATTACCCTGCTTGTCCAAGAGAAAGACGCTGAGATCAAACGCCTAGAGGGGGAGATGGCGCGTCTTGAATCAGAAAAGGCTGTGTTGGAAAACAATGTCTCCTCTTTGGAGAAAACGATGGACAGTGTTATCGTGCTGAATTCTACCATGCAGCTGGAACTTGACACTCTGAATGATGATAGGCTGCATGGATGGACAAAGGAGAAAAAGCTAGTTTACCAGCATGGCTTCCAGGCTGGGTTTGAAGAGTGGTGCTCTGGATTTATTACAAATGACCCAGAGTATACCTTTTCAAAGTTTGATGCAGACACCCAGATATGGGTCAAGGATTTCAGGGTCAGGGCCGCAGATTCTATCAAAAGTAAGAGAATTTATCTGGGTTTAGAGGAAGAGGACGCGTCCCCTGCTCCTACTCCAATTGAGACCCAACCTCCCCCTGCAGATGACCAAGATAAGCCTCAGGACGCGCCTCCTGCCTAGGACGCGTCCTATATATTTTATGTACTTTTCCTGAACTGTTTTTAAGGGTGCGGACCCCTTGAAGCTTTACAAGTTGTAATGATTATTTCTGAATTTCATTCGCTTGTACTTTTATGAAGTTTCTCTGCCTTAATCATGCAATTTCCTACTTAAGTATTCTATTCTATCATTTATATGGGCGCGCCTTGTGTTTGGGACGCGTCACATTTGACATATTGTTATTTCTTCTACTAACACAAGTCAAGCAAATGCCCGTAGTGGGCGCGTCCTCTCTACTCGAACGTGTCTTTATGAGTATACCACTACGCTGTACTTGTGTATTTAGCCAAGGAATAAAGCACAATGGGACGCGTCCTAATAATTTGACGCGCCTAACCTTTTTCTTTAAGAAGTACTTCGTTCCTCAGGCAGGACGCGTCCTTTGTAAGGACTTGTTTTGTTTTGTCAAAATTAAGGAAACATTCTACTGAAAGAGCATCAACCAATAtaacttgggcgcgtccttgAAAATAGTAtacctcttagttccattttACTTGAGTTTGGTTATTCCTTTTGACAGCCACTACTTTAGTTAACACCTGTGTAGAACTAtcacttagggcgcgccctatgtCTAGGACGCATCATGCAACCAAGCAAACCAAGCAAATAACTTTTtggaaaatttcaaaattttatttataatgcgCTCTGGTGTCAAAAGTGTACCAGTCCCACGgctatgctctgtggggaaattatttcgaaaaaatgacccttcaactagttctaaggtaagtagtacatgcactacccccctaggctaggaggaatttatttaattctagcctATAATCCGGGCATAGCTCctaaatatataataaaagaggtatgtaaggggccaaagccgcaccttactggtaatactttcggagatgttccgcATTCCAAGCTCGCGAAACCAGCTTCCCTTCCAtatcttcaaggtgataagtccccttCCACAGGATGGACTTTATtttgtacggtccttcccaattagctccaaacactccatgttgggggttcttcgtgttgggcatcactttcctaagtaccaaatctcccaccttcaGCAATTGTCCATTTACCTTCCTATTATAATACCTTGCGGTGCGTTGCTGATACGCTGCGAGCCTTAGCTGAGAATTTTCCCTCGTCTCCTCTAAGAGATCcaaatgaagcctttgattaacctcGGCATCTTCCTTTCTGTAACAATCTCTGCGAAGCGACCCCGATCCTACttccacggggaccatagcttcATAGCCGTAAGTCAGCATGAACGGagtttctcccgtagtagatcgtggtgtagtgttgtatgaccacattaccttcgggagttcttcaggccaatttCCTTTGCGTTCCTCCAGTTTGGTtttgagggtatgctttattattttgttaacaGCTTCTGTATGTCCATTGCTTTGAGGATAATAGACCGCGACAAACTCCTTCTTGATTTTCAACTCCTCACATAGTTGTCAcaactccttgctatcaaactgctttccattgtcagagacaagcttgtaagggattccaaacctgcacacaattgagttaaaaataaaatctctgattttctttgcggtgacagtggccagtggcatagcttccgcccatttagtaaagtaatcaaccGCAACCACTGCATACTTGACGTCCCCTTTAGCTTTAGGTAATTTTCCGataagatcaattccccacatggcgaaCGGCCATGGGCTTGCCATAGGCGTCAAGAGTGTCGCCGACATAGATGAGTAGTTTGCAAAGCGCTAGCAGCGATCGCATGCCTTGACAAAATTTGTAGCATCCTCTTTCATTGTGGGCCAATAATATCCTTGGCGCAAAACTTTCATTGCCAACGAACtacccccgagtgattgccacagattCCCTCATGTACTTCCCTTAAGATGtaattttcttcttctttgtcaACACATCTAAGCAGAGGTTGATTAAACCCTCTCTTGTACAGAACTTTGTCATATATCACATACCTTGCAGCCTGATAGCGGAGTCGACGGGCCTTAAACTTATCCTCGGGGAGTGTTCCCTCGCAAATGTAAGCCagaatgggcgtcatccatgtttccttgggagcctcatccACTTGCATAATTTCTATCTCTGGGATACTGGGGATCTCCTGGACTTCAAGAGGGATGGATCCTAACAACACAGCCTCTTGTTGCGACCCCATTTTTGCTAGAGCATCCGCGTTACTGTTCTTCTCCCGCGGAACACATTCCAATTTAACTTCTTTGAACATTCCAATCAGGCGCTGTGTTcatctcaagtataattctgtTCGGGGGCCTCGCGCTTGAAATCCCCCGTTCACCTGATTCACCACCATCTCCGAGTCACTTCTTGCAATTAGGTTTCGCACCCCCATTTCCAAAGCAATCTTCAGGCCATTAATCAACGCTtcatactccgcatcattattcgttgcataaaacttga
This window contains:
- the LOC141673754 gene encoding uncharacterized protein LOC141673754, coding for MFKEVKLECVPREKNSNADALAKMGSQQEAVLLGSIPLEVQEIPSIPEIEIMQVDEAPKETWMTPILAYICEGTLPEDKFKARRLRYQAARYVIYDKVLYKRGFNQPLLRCVDKEEENYILREVHEGICGNHSGVVRWQ